TTGGTATACTTGGGAGCCAGAAGCATCCGATAAAGCTGAAAAAGAAGACGAGCCGATTTTTCTTAGCATAGGCTATAGCACCTGCTATTGGTGCCATGTACACTAAGGTAACATTTTGAGATCAATATTATTGAGCTGTATCAACATTAATAGGTGAAAGCTGGGCTATGTTTTCTTTAAGAGAAATGGCACGGCTTTTTTTGTTGCTTTTTTAATGTTCATCATCCTCTTGTTTTTCATGGTCTAATGGTTTGGCGGCTTCTGGCTGTAAGATTCGCGAATTTTTTGTTCTCTCTGTTTTCTTAGTTCTTTCAGAACAAACAAAAATACCTTCTTGCCACACTTGATAACCATATACTAAAGCACCATCAATAG
This genomic interval from Pelorhabdus rhamnosifermentans contains the following:
- a CDS encoding DUF255 domain-containing protein, with the translated sequence MAYAYNPIDWYTWEPEASDKAEKEDEPIFLSIGYSTCYWCHVH